A stretch of Nonomuraea africana DNA encodes these proteins:
- the mtnA gene encoding S-methyl-5-thioribose-1-phosphate isomerase → MRTIDWVDGAIELVDQTLLPDELVMLRITTVDALIDAIQRLAVRGAPALGVAGAFGVVLADGDRKAIARLREARPTAVNLAWGVDEAAAHLEEGRAAVLARAQRLRDEDIAACVAMGRRGADLLEGDRLRVMTICNTGGLAAVERGTALGVIQTLHERGRLAEVLALETRPLLQGARLTAWELDRMGAPYRLIADSAGPALLARGGIDAVLIGADRIAANGDTANKVGSYSLALGAERAGVPFFVVAPETTIDPATPSGEHIEIEDRAEEEVVRVRGVRLAPEGTRALNPAFDVTPHDLITAIVTDQRVFRP, encoded by the coding sequence GTGAGGACGATCGACTGGGTCGACGGAGCCATCGAGCTCGTCGACCAGACGCTGCTGCCGGACGAGCTGGTCATGCTGCGCATCACCACCGTGGACGCGCTCATCGACGCGATCCAGCGCCTTGCCGTACGGGGGGCTCCCGCCCTGGGGGTGGCGGGAGCGTTCGGCGTGGTGCTGGCCGACGGCGACAGGAAGGCCATCGCCCGCCTGCGCGAGGCCAGGCCGACCGCCGTCAACCTGGCGTGGGGCGTCGACGAGGCCGCCGCGCACCTGGAGGAGGGCAGGGCGGCGGTGCTGGCCAGGGCCCAGCGGCTGCGTGACGAGGACATCGCCGCCTGCGTGGCCATGGGCAGGCGCGGCGCCGACCTGCTCGAAGGCGACCGGCTGCGGGTCATGACCATCTGCAACACCGGTGGCCTCGCGGCCGTGGAGCGCGGCACGGCGCTGGGCGTCATCCAGACCCTGCACGAGCGCGGCAGGCTGGCCGAGGTGCTGGCGCTGGAGACCAGGCCGCTGCTGCAGGGCGCGCGGCTGACCGCGTGGGAGCTGGACCGGATGGGCGCGCCGTACCGGCTGATCGCCGATTCCGCGGGGCCCGCGCTGCTGGCGCGGGGCGGGATCGACGCGGTGCTGATCGGGGCGGACCGGATCGCCGCGAACGGCGACACCGCCAACAAGGTCGGCTCCTACTCCCTCGCGCTGGGCGCCGAGCGCGCGGGCGTGCCGTTCTTCGTGGTCGCGCCCGAGACGACCATCGACCCCGCCACCCCTTCGGGCGAGCACATCGAGATCGAGGACCGGGCGGAGGAGGAGGTCGTGCGGGTGCGAGGTGTACGGCTCGCGCCCGAGGGCACCCGTGCGCTGAACCCCGCGTTCGACGTGACGCCCCACGACCTGATCACCGCGATCGTCACCGACCAGCGAGTGTTCCGGCCCTGA
- a CDS encoding CASTOR/POLLUX-related putative ion channel — protein sequence MRYWFDNTMSRGTASLIGWLALVSVALVLVVAGLTVWLTDEPEGAGIGEVLWLSLMHAMTPSKVASDKGSTAFLAVMFAGSLAGIFIVSILVGLLSNGLKQKIDRLRRGRSMIAETGHTVVLGWSDQVFTIIGELVKAHASQRGSVIAVLADRDKLDMEEEIRERIGDTGRTRLVCRTGRPTEPGDLRLMNLDKARSIVVLSPDGEDPDAHVIKILLALAKRAGDHPPVVASLTSSRNLAAARLAGGDQVHLVDSDDTASRLIVQSSRQSGMSVVCMDLLNFDGGEIYLRSDAALTGQSYGDALHAYQTATVIGLRRAQGVVLNPPMDTVITAEDEVIVIAHDDSLIHLASGAAPLSEKDLAVAPAVAQEPERTLILNWNARAEHIVRYLDGYVAPGSVLEIAADHPKAGAGLDGLRNLTVNVKESDTTDRYALEALGVGLYQHVIVLSDDRFKPQHADTRTLMTLLQLRDMQTVAGERYSIVSEMHDENNRSLAEVTEADDIVISDTVIGLLLAQLAENRHLADVFGYLFDSRGSEIYPRPATSYVTKGVPVSFSTVIESARRRGETAIGYRLASGVNQPPHYGVVLNPSKSQPVTLGEDDSVIVLSER from the coding sequence ATGCGTTACTGGTTCGACAACACGATGTCCAGGGGAACCGCCTCGCTCATCGGGTGGCTCGCCCTGGTCTCGGTGGCATTAGTGCTGGTGGTGGCGGGCCTGACCGTCTGGCTGACCGACGAGCCCGAGGGCGCGGGAATCGGTGAGGTGCTGTGGCTGTCGCTGATGCACGCCATGACCCCGAGCAAGGTGGCCAGCGACAAGGGCAGCACCGCCTTCCTCGCCGTCATGTTCGCCGGCTCGCTGGCCGGCATCTTCATCGTCAGCATCCTGGTCGGCCTGCTGTCCAACGGTCTCAAGCAGAAGATCGACCGGCTGCGCAGGGGCCGGTCGATGATCGCCGAAACCGGCCACACCGTCGTGCTCGGCTGGTCCGACCAGGTCTTCACCATCATCGGGGAACTGGTGAAGGCGCACGCCAGCCAGCGGGGCTCGGTCATCGCGGTGCTGGCCGACCGCGACAAGCTCGACATGGAGGAGGAGATCAGGGAGCGCATCGGCGACACCGGCAGGACCAGGCTGGTCTGCCGCACGGGGCGGCCCACCGAGCCCGGCGACCTGAGGCTGATGAACCTCGACAAGGCGCGCTCCATCGTCGTGCTGTCCCCCGACGGCGAGGACCCCGACGCGCACGTCATCAAGATCCTGCTGGCCCTCGCCAAGCGGGCGGGCGACCACCCGCCGGTCGTCGCCTCGCTCACCTCCAGCCGCAACCTGGCCGCCGCCCGCCTGGCCGGCGGCGACCAGGTGCACCTGGTCGACTCCGACGACACCGCCTCCCGGCTGATCGTGCAGTCCTCCAGGCAGTCGGGCATGTCCGTGGTCTGCATGGACCTGCTCAACTTCGACGGCGGCGAGATCTACCTCCGCTCCGACGCCGCCCTCACGGGCCAGTCGTACGGCGACGCGCTGCACGCCTACCAGACGGCCACCGTCATCGGCCTGCGCCGGGCGCAGGGCGTCGTGCTCAACCCGCCCATGGACACCGTCATCACCGCCGAGGACGAGGTCATCGTCATCGCCCACGACGACTCGCTGATCCACCTCGCCTCGGGCGCGGCCCCGCTCTCGGAGAAGGACCTCGCGGTGGCGCCGGCCGTGGCACAGGAGCCCGAGCGCACGCTCATCCTCAACTGGAACGCGCGCGCCGAGCACATCGTCCGCTACCTGGACGGCTACGTCGCCCCCGGGTCGGTGCTGGAGATCGCGGCCGACCACCCCAAGGCGGGCGCGGGCCTGGACGGCCTGCGCAACCTGACCGTGAACGTCAAGGAGAGCGACACCACCGACAGGTACGCGCTGGAGGCGCTCGGAGTCGGCCTCTACCAGCACGTGATCGTGCTGTCGGACGACCGCTTCAAGCCGCAGCACGCCGACACCCGCACGCTGATGACGCTCCTGCAGCTGCGCGACATGCAGACGGTGGCGGGGGAGCGCTACTCGATCGTCAGCGAGATGCACGACGAGAACAACCGCTCGCTGGCGGAGGTGACCGAGGCCGACGACATCGTCATCAGCGACACCGTGATCGGCCTGCTGCTGGCCCAGCTCGCCGAGAACAGGCACCTGGCCGACGTCTTCGGCTACCTCTTCGACTCGCGCGGCTCGGAGATCTACCCCCGGCCCGCCACGTCCTACGTCACGAAGGGCGTTCCGGTGTCCTTCTCGACCGTCATCGAGTCGGCCAGGCGCAGGGGGGAGACGGCGATCGGCTACCGCCTCGCCTCGGGCGTCAACCAGCCGCCGCACTACGGCGTCGTGCTGAACCCGAGCAAGTCGCAGCCCGTGACGCTCGGCGAGGATGACTCGGTGATCGTCCTGTCCGAGCGCTGA
- a CDS encoding GntR family transcriptional regulator, whose protein sequence is MTTANLAYETLKRRIVEVELRPGERLVERDLAAELEVSRIPLREALRLLAAEGLVVLVPGRGALVSPFTPDDVRDLFDVRESLEALAARLAAERADAEGLARLRACMERARAAIARGDRAGIAAANADFHHELVAISGNALLADLMRPLDARLHRLFHLTSDRDPGRQSEEHAELYEAIAAGDPDRAAAHALRHVADGRADSMAVARGWSVQDIDPIQATHSRRRAERVRKPSDACPPGRPPQSAG, encoded by the coding sequence GTGACGACCGCGAACCTGGCCTACGAGACGCTCAAGCGCCGCATCGTCGAGGTCGAACTGCGCCCCGGCGAGCGGCTGGTCGAGCGCGATCTGGCGGCCGAGCTCGAGGTGTCGCGGATTCCGCTGCGCGAGGCCCTGCGCCTGCTGGCCGCCGAGGGACTGGTGGTGCTGGTGCCCGGCAGGGGTGCGCTGGTCAGCCCGTTCACCCCCGACGACGTGCGCGACCTGTTCGACGTGCGCGAGAGCCTGGAGGCGCTGGCCGCGCGCCTGGCCGCCGAGCGCGCCGACGCCGAGGGGCTGGCCAGGCTGCGCGCGTGCATGGAACGGGCCAGGGCGGCGATCGCGCGCGGCGACAGGGCGGGCATCGCCGCAGCCAACGCCGACTTCCACCACGAGCTGGTGGCCATCTCGGGCAACGCGCTGCTCGCCGACCTGATGCGCCCGCTGGACGCCCGCCTGCACCGCCTCTTCCACCTCACCTCCGACCGCGATCCCGGACGGCAGAGCGAGGAGCACGCCGAGCTGTACGAGGCGATCGCGGCAGGCGACCCCGATCGGGCGGCCGCGCACGCGCTGCGGCACGTCGCCGACGGCCGAGCCGACTCCATGGCCGTGGCGCGCGGCTGGTCGGTGCAGGACATCGACCCCATCCAGGCCACGCATTCCCGGCGCAGGGCTGAACGAGTACGTAAACCATCCGATGCGTGCCCACCTGGACGTCCACCACAATCGGCCGGGTGA
- a CDS encoding alpha/beta hydrolase family protein, protein MSIDAGGWTAVAALTSSDVFAAGAAHYAITDPESWAAETHDFESRYLDGLVGPLPETRQRYLDRSPLLHARQASGPCLMLHGLEDAIVDVGQAERFASELDRHGKECALLTFPGERHGWRRQETIVAVLEAELAFYEKIFWG, encoded by the coding sequence ATGAGTATCGATGCGGGCGGCTGGACCGCCGTCGCCGCGCTGACCTCCAGCGACGTCTTCGCCGCGGGGGCCGCCCACTACGCGATCACCGATCCGGAGAGCTGGGCCGCCGAGACGCACGACTTCGAGTCGCGCTACCTCGACGGGCTCGTCGGGCCGCTGCCCGAGACGCGGCAGCGCTACCTCGACAGATCGCCGCTGCTGCACGCCCGCCAGGCCTCGGGCCCCTGCCTGATGCTGCACGGCCTGGAGGACGCGATCGTCGACGTCGGCCAGGCCGAGCGGTTCGCCAGCGAGCTGGACAGACACGGCAAAGAGTGCGCGTTGCTGACGTTTCCCGGCGAGCGGCACGGGTGGCGCAGGCAGGAGACTATCGTCGCGGTGCTCGAAGCCGAGCTGGCGTTCTACGAGAAAATCTTCTGGGGATGA
- a CDS encoding peptidoglycan-binding protein, with protein sequence MAIDLVSRRAWRARPPGGSYTQLDSTRGVKVHYTGGRVDPAIVRDHAKCVSLVQSIQNFHMDSNGWIDIGYCVDEETEILTRQGWKSYRELQVGDLTLTLNHELGVSQWQPVLEVCVFPSREREMVRMEGVSHSSLTTPQHRWPVERFRRRTGTTRQKGPDGRWLPTGAAPRSVTERERLWVTTETLGYWDRIPIAAPCADLPVEAKWSDAFVELVAWFWTEGHIKPLRGARPSTSVAVYQSMSSNPGHVARIRAALSAVFGPPVEAFPRLGVQTDGVPRWRECRNRHLAEFHLSADAGRLLLEVAPDRVPAQEFLLSLTRAQLSLFIEVSLAADNAGEDALAQKSRAAAEAFMFAVLLSGSGASLRMRPPTDSCPSEMWQVNIRRKQHFAPRSAALRGSTFSITREIYTGEIWCPRTENQSWLARRQGSVYFTGNTYVACPHRKVFEGRGLHHLPAANGAGLNSGHYAVLGLVGNAGLTVPPDGVLHAILDAIQHLREKGEAGREIKGHRDGFNTDCPGDRLYAWIRRGAPRPGGQEPPTPPQPQAPAFPGRLLRFPPVMRGDDVRTWQRQMKKRGWNIGVDGAYGADSRDVCRRFQRNQGIADDGIVGPTTWRLAWEAPLP encoded by the coding sequence GTGGCCATCGATCTCGTCTCGCGCCGTGCCTGGCGTGCCCGTCCCCCCGGCGGCAGCTACACCCAGCTCGACTCCACCAGGGGAGTCAAGGTCCACTACACCGGCGGCAGGGTCGACCCGGCCATCGTGCGCGACCACGCCAAGTGCGTCTCCCTCGTGCAGTCGATCCAGAACTTCCACATGGACTCCAACGGCTGGATCGACATCGGCTACTGCGTGGACGAAGAGACGGAGATCCTCACCCGGCAGGGCTGGAAGTCCTACCGTGAGCTCCAGGTGGGCGATCTCACCCTCACGCTCAACCACGAGCTGGGCGTCTCGCAGTGGCAGCCGGTCCTGGAGGTGTGCGTCTTCCCGAGCAGGGAGCGGGAGATGGTGAGGATGGAAGGCGTCAGCCATTCCTCGCTCACCACGCCGCAACACCGCTGGCCGGTTGAGCGTTTCCGCAGGCGCACAGGGACCACGCGGCAGAAGGGGCCCGACGGTAGGTGGCTCCCCACGGGCGCGGCTCCCCGCTCGGTCACCGAGCGCGAGCGACTCTGGGTGACAACGGAGACACTCGGCTACTGGGATCGCATCCCGATCGCGGCTCCCTGTGCGGATCTCCCGGTCGAGGCCAAGTGGTCCGACGCGTTCGTCGAGCTCGTCGCCTGGTTCTGGACCGAAGGGCACATCAAGCCCCTTCGCGGCGCGCGCCCGTCCACCAGCGTGGCGGTCTATCAGTCGATGTCCTCCAATCCAGGCCATGTCGCGCGGATCAGGGCGGCGCTGAGTGCGGTGTTCGGCCCGCCGGTCGAGGCGTTTCCCCGCCTCGGCGTCCAGACCGACGGCGTGCCCAGGTGGCGCGAATGCCGCAACCGTCATCTGGCGGAGTTCCACCTCTCGGCGGACGCGGGACGGCTTCTGCTCGAGGTCGCGCCTGACCGGGTCCCGGCCCAGGAGTTCCTGCTCTCCCTGACCAGGGCGCAGTTGTCCCTGTTCATCGAGGTCTCCCTGGCCGCCGACAACGCGGGTGAGGACGCGCTGGCGCAGAAGAGCAGGGCCGCCGCCGAGGCCTTCATGTTCGCCGTGCTCCTGTCGGGTAGCGGGGCCTCCCTTCGGATGCGTCCGCCGACCGACAGCTGTCCCAGCGAGATGTGGCAGGTCAACATACGGCGCAAGCAGCACTTCGCCCCTCGTTCCGCGGCGCTGCGGGGCTCGACGTTCTCCATCACGCGGGAGATCTACACAGGAGAGATCTGGTGTCCGCGTACCGAGAACCAGAGCTGGCTGGCTCGCCGTCAGGGCAGCGTGTACTTCACCGGCAACACGTATGTCGCGTGTCCGCATCGGAAGGTGTTCGAGGGGCGGGGGCTGCACCACCTGCCCGCCGCCAACGGCGCGGGCCTCAACTCGGGCCATTACGCGGTGCTCGGGCTGGTCGGCAACGCGGGGCTGACCGTCCCGCCCGACGGGGTGCTGCACGCCATCCTCGACGCCATCCAGCACCTTCGCGAAAAGGGCGAGGCGGGGCGCGAGATCAAGGGGCACCGCGACGGGTTCAACACCGACTGCCCTGGCGACCGCCTCTACGCCTGGATCAGGCGCGGCGCCCCCAGGCCGGGCGGCCAGGAGCCGCCGACGCCGCCGCAGCCGCAGGCCCCCGCCTTCCCCGGACGGCTGCTGCGGTTCCCGCCCGTGATGCGCGGCGACGACGTCCGCACGTGGCAGCGGCAGATGAAGAAGCGCGGCTGGAACATCGGCGTCGACGGCGCCTACGGAGCCGACTCGCGCGACGTGTGCCGCAGGTTCCAGCGCAACCAGGGCATCGCCGACGACGGCATCGTGGGCCCCACCACCTGGCGGCTGGCCTGGGAGGCGCCGCTGCCCTGA
- a CDS encoding C39 family peptidase: protein MISRVALQPITPGERGSRGYHDPFGNGAAVWDYTRWTGEEIEIGFPAAELVPSWTARTPPGSWLEVELRARTADGRRTRWYVLGRWAETCADIHRTSLPGQGDEDGDVAVDTLVARRPMLAYQVRVTLYGTGASVGSVSVMASAAPGPVRATPPGKASGIELAVPPLSQRVHAGHYPQWDGGGGSWCSPSSVAMVLGFWGRGPAAEELAWVDPADPCPAVDHAARDMYDHSYQGCGNWPFSVAYAGRYGLTGFVTRLRSLTELESFVAAGIPLITSQSFKERELPGAGYSTTGHIMVVAGFTAQGDVIANDPAAEGVRRIYPRAAFENVWLRGSGSGGVVYVLHPPEIPLPPSDGNW, encoded by the coding sequence GTGATATCGCGTGTCGCCCTCCAGCCGATCACGCCGGGCGAGCGCGGCTCCCGCGGCTATCACGATCCCTTCGGCAACGGCGCCGCGGTCTGGGATTACACCAGGTGGACCGGCGAGGAGATCGAGATCGGCTTCCCGGCCGCCGAGCTGGTGCCGTCGTGGACCGCGCGCACGCCGCCGGGCAGCTGGCTGGAGGTCGAGCTGCGGGCCAGGACCGCCGACGGCCGCCGTACCCGGTGGTACGTCTTGGGCAGGTGGGCCGAGACCTGCGCCGACATCCACCGCACGTCACTGCCCGGCCAGGGCGACGAGGACGGCGACGTCGCCGTCGACACCCTGGTCGCCAGACGCCCCATGCTCGCCTACCAGGTCAGGGTCACCCTGTACGGCACCGGCGCGAGCGTCGGCTCGGTCAGCGTGATGGCCTCCGCAGCGCCGGGCCCCGTGCGCGCCACGCCTCCCGGCAAGGCGAGCGGGATCGAGCTGGCCGTGCCGCCGCTCTCGCAGCGCGTGCACGCCGGCCACTACCCGCAGTGGGACGGCGGCGGCGGATCCTGGTGCAGCCCCTCGTCGGTGGCGATGGTGCTCGGCTTCTGGGGCAGGGGCCCGGCCGCCGAGGAGCTGGCGTGGGTCGACCCCGCCGATCCGTGCCCCGCCGTCGACCACGCCGCCCGCGACATGTACGACCACAGCTACCAGGGCTGCGGCAACTGGCCCTTCAGCGTCGCCTACGCGGGGCGCTACGGCCTGACCGGCTTCGTCACGCGGTTGCGCTCCCTGACCGAGCTCGAGTCCTTCGTGGCCGCGGGGATCCCGCTGATCACCTCGCAGTCGTTCAAGGAGCGGGAACTGCCGGGAGCCGGCTACTCCACGACCGGGCACATCATGGTCGTCGCCGGGTTCACCGCGCAGGGCGACGTGATCGCCAACGATCCGGCGGCCGAGGGGGTTCGGCGGATCTATCCCAGGGCAGCCTTCGAGAACGTCTGGCTGCGCGGCTCGGGAAGCGGAGGCGTCGTCTACGTCCTCCACCCGCCGGAGATCCCCCTCCCTCCGTCCGACGGCAACTGGTGA